The following are encoded together in the Chlorocebus sabaeus isolate Y175 chromosome 20, mChlSab1.0.hap1, whole genome shotgun sequence genome:
- the LOC103247160 gene encoding FAM231A/C-like protein, giving the protein MGSSKGLWKERPSAHTSECFSTTACPVACILLVWNSQTPAWLQSLCTGWHPSLSATAQWVGPRASREEGTFWTECVGQERWLIHSGYSRNESQEDQGTDLISHTGLKADNRRESSTWAKEVEDRRPQYTPALNLNPSHTHPPHSLTTFLRSVIGIQIFPGLVAAGGTVAWRILRQLWEDVDCLTGGWESRVQKEKLGVQGLVVCVWQQAKERDN; this is encoded by the coding sequence ATGGGGTCTTCAAAGGGACTGTGGAAAGAGAGGCCTTCAGCCCACACCTCTGAATGCTTTTCCACCACAGCATGCCCTGTGGCCTGTATCCTGCTGGTGTGGAACAGTCAGACCCCTGCATGGCTGCAGAGCCTCTGTACTGGGTGGCATCCCAGCCTGAGTGCCACAGCTCAGTGGGTAGGCCCCCGAGCAAGTAGAGAGGAGGGCACTTTTTGGACAGAATGTGTGGGACAAGAGCGATGGCTCATCCATTCAGGTTACTCACGAAATGAGAGTCAGGAAGATCAGGGCACAGACCTGATTTCCCACACAGGGCTGAAAGCAGACAACCGGAGGGAGAGCAGCACCTGGGCCAAGGAGGTAGAAGACAGAAGACCACAGTATACTCCTGCCCTCAACCTCAACCCCTCCCACACACATCCTCCACACTCCCTAACCACCTTCCTCAGAAGTGTAATAGGAATCCAGATATTCCCTGGCCTGGTTGCTGCAGGAGGCACAGTGGCCTGGAGGATCCTGAGGCAGTTGTGGGAAGATGTGGATTGTCTAACCGGAGGTTGGGAGTCCAGGGTGCAGAAGGAGAAGCTTGGAGTACAGGgtttggtggtgtgtgtgtggcagcaggcaaaagaaagagacaacTAA